The genomic DNA CTGCTATTTGATTATGAATACTCTCCTCATGAACCAATTTCCCATCCCCCCGCACTTTAACCCATTAAAGGTCGGTGAAGTTTGGCGCGTACCTTATCAAAAACTTGCTCCTGAAGCAGAATCATGGGCAAAAAAACAAAATATTTCAGTCTCAGCCAATGATAAAGTCAATATTTGTTTGTTATTAATAGATGTCCAAAATACTTTTTGTATTCCAGATTTTGAATTATATGTAAGGGGAGAAACTGGAACTGGTGCAGTTGAAGATAATCAAAGATTATGTGAGTTTATTTATCGTAATTTAGGCATAATTACTAAAATTATTCCCACCCTAGATACTCACAATACTATGCAAATTTTCCATCCTATATTTTGGATTAACAAAGATGGAAAACACCCCATACCAGCAGCTACCAATATTACACTATCAGACATAGAAGCAGGTATCTGGCAAGTAAATCCAGTGGTTGCTAATAGCATTACTCAAGGGGATTATGGATTATTAGAAAAACAGGTTTTTCATTATGTAAAAAAACTGAGTTTAGATGGTAAATATCCCCTCACGGTTTGGCCTTATCATTCTATGTTAGGAGGAATTGGCCATGCTTTGGTTTCCTCTGTAGAAGAAGCCATTTTTTTCCATGGTATTGCTCGTCAAACTCAAACACAGTTTGAATTAAAAGGAGAAAATCCTTTAACTGAAAATTATTCTATTTTGCGACCAGAAGTGTTAACGGGATTTGATGATCAGCCTATTGCTGACAAAAATACAAATTTAATTAAACAACTTTTGGAATATGATGCGGTGATTATTGCTGGACAAGCTAAGAGTCACTGTGTAGCTTGGACAATTGATGATTTATTAACAGAAATTAACCAGGTAGATCGCACCCTAACCAGGAAAATCTATCTATTAGCAGATTGCACTTCACCTGTAGTTGTTCCTGGTGTGGTTGACTACACAGAACAAGCTAATACAGCATTTAAAAGATTTGCAGATGCGGGAATGAACATGATTAAATCAACAAATGAATTCGTAATTGAGCATTGAGCATTGGGTTATTCATCTCCCCCTGCGTCGTCTGTCTTATTTCAAATACTCTTTTGGATCTTTAGCTGTCCACCCCAAGGGTTCATCAGCACGAATTTCAAAATGTAGATGTGTTTCCCTAGATGTAGGTTGTCCTGTAGCACCTACTGTTCCTATAATGTCGTCTTTTTGTATTGTTTGTCCTAAATTCACTTGTATGGTCTCTAATTGGGCGTAACGAGTTTGTAAACCTCCTGCATGGTTGATTATCACTAATTTGCCATAGCTGCCTTGATCTTTGGCAAAGACGACAATACCAGGAGCGCTCGCTTTTACTTGTGTACCTACAGGTGCGACTAAATCAACACCACTATGAAAAAAAACTTTACCTGTAATTGGATGAATTTGCCATCCATAAGGTAATGCTATAGTTGTAAAATTAGTTAAGGGATATCCTGTTATTGTTGTCGCTGATGCGGTTTTTATCAGGGGAACTGCGATCATCTGATTCCCTTTTATCTTTAGTTCAGCATTAGCACTTTGTGGTTTTGAAAATATGGATATTAATCCCGTAAAGCTAATTAAACCACATAAAAACAGGGAACGATATATAAAATTCATGTCAATTTGTTTAAAGATGGCTAATTTTAGATTTTAGTTGAGGAATTTTCAAGATGGGATCTTACTTGTATCTTCTGCGCTTTTTATACTTTTCCCCTAGAAAGTAAGTTTACAAACAAATCAGTTTTAGCTGATTACTGAACGCTGATTACAGATAGTTGCTATAAGTTTAATTAAAAATAAATTAATTTGTTTAGTTCTTGTTTCCCTGATTACACTTAAAAGTTAGTAACTGCCTGGGGTGAAAATTATTCTTGAGAGTGATTTTCCATAGAAACAGTACCCGTCTTATTTTCAGCGTCATTATTCTTAATTAATTAATATGAAGTTATCTGTAAAGCAATTAGCCGTTTATCTTTGGTTAGTGGCTATTGGTGGCAGCATTGGTTGGTTTGGGAGTCAATATGTACTCCAAAATAAAACATTTACAGAGTTGAAAAATGTCACAGCTTCAGTACCTCAAGAATCTGTTATAGCTTATCCTAGATTAAGTGTGGGCAATGCTGTTAATAGTGATAACGTTAATTTTATTGCTGATGCTGTACAAAAAGTTGGGCCTGCGGTGGTGCGAATCAATGCCACTCGAAAAGTAGCAAATCCAATTTTTGATATGTTTAAAAAGCCTATTTGGCAGCCTTTTTTTGGAGAAGAGGAGCAACCAATTCCCCAAGAACGTATAGAGCGCGGTACAGGTTCGGGATTTATTTTAAGCGAAGATGGTCAATTACTGACTAATGCTCATGTAGTTGCAAAGACAGACAAAGTACAAGTTACCCTCAAAGATGGGCGAGTTTTTGAGGGTAAAGTAGTGGGTGTGGATAATATCACTGATGTAGCAGTGGTGAAAATTCCTGCTAATAAATTACCTACAGTTAAATTAGGTAATTCACATAACTTAATCCCTGGTCAATGGGCGATCGCTATTGGTAATCCTTTAGGTTTGGATAATACTGTGACTATTGGCATTATCAGCGCGACAGATCGCACCAGCGCCCAAGTAGGAGTTCCTGATAGGCGAGTTAGCTTTATCCAAACTGATGCAGCTATTAACCCTGGTAACTCTGGCGGACCTCTTCTGAATGCCCAAGGAGAAGTTATTGGGATTAATACCGCTATTCGCACTGATGCTCAAGGACTTGGGTTTGCTATTCCCATAGAAGTTGCCGCTCGTATTGCCCATGATTTGTTTACCAAAGGACAGGCAGATCACCCTTTTTTGGGGATTGAAATGTCAACTCTTTCACCTACCCAAAAACAAGATTTTGATCAGGGAAACCTTTTTAACATTCAACCTGATGTTGGTATAGTCGTCACACAAGTAACCAAAAATTCCCCGGCAGAGAAAGGGGGACTGCTCCCCGGTGACGTGATTCAAAAAATCAATGGTCAACCTGTGAAAATTACAGCCCAATTACACAAAATGGTTGAGTCTAGTAAAGTCGGTGACATTTTAGCAATTGAAGTCAACCGCAATGGTAAAACTAAGACTCTCAAAGTGCGTTCAGGAACTAAACCGTGAAAGTCAGTGGAGTACAGGCGTAAATAATCACGTCTGTACTTTTAACTATTCGTTGGATAAATGTTCTAGTTGCATTCTTTGTTCCATTTGACGCAGAAAATACCCCGTCATCATTGCTGATGCTAATAGCCCAGCTAAATTATCCCTGTCTGTTGTCACTTGGACGTGAAAATGTTCCCCTGGGAGCATTCCCACCAGCCCTTGAACATTCTGGGAGATGATTTGTTTAATTTCCGGGCTGACAGACTGGGCTACACGGGCGAGAACGTCGGGGGATTGATGCTGTAAATATTTCAATAACTGATTCGGGTTTTCCCCCAAGTGATCGTTCAAAATCTGATTAGTGTGTTCCTCAGAGTTGTCATTCAAAAAGTCAGGATCAAACACCATTGGCAATTATTTTTAGCTTAGTTGCTAATTCTACTCTAAACCATAGTACAAGCCTAGCGCATTTGTGATTGGTCATTCGGTTATTAATCTCCCCCTGTTTCACCTGTTTCTTCACTGTTGTCTGTTCTTGCTAACTCTAGTTCTAGTTGCTGTTCTTGGCGATCTATGGGGATAATTTCAGGAAGTTGATCAATTTGAAAATATTGATGAAATTTAGGTGTAACTTGTAATGAATATGACCGAGATTCTCCATCTCGGCGTTTGCGGACAAATCCCAGTTCTACTAATTCAGGAACGTGTTGATATACACCTGAACCACGGAGGTTAATTAAATCACTTTGTAAAATCGGACTATTGAGAGCGATGGCGGCTAATGTTCGCAAAGCTCCTACACCTAATTCTACAGGTATCAACGCCTGTACTAAATCATAAAAATCTGACCGCAGTTGTAAACTATAACCATTTGCAGTGTCTACAACTTCTAAGGCACTATCCCGACGGGCATAGCTATCTATCAGTTCAATTATGCCTTCTTCTGCTGTATGGCGATCGCACCCAGCATAATCTGCAATTTCACTCACAGATAAGGGTTTACCCTTTAAATATAAAATCGCTTCTATTTTGATGGTTATAGGTATATTTTTCTTGGACATATTTAACAATTAAAGTGGTCAGGAGGGGCGAACGGCCGTTCACCCGTACAGAAGTTTTAAATCCATCCCCCATCTTCCTATTCCCTATGACTTAAAATAAATTCAGCGATCGCTAAATCTTGGGGAGTTGTCACTTTTAAATTTGTTTCTTCCCCTGGGACTATCTGTACTTCAATTCCACATTTTTCCAATAAAGCTGCATCATCGGTCACTTCCCAACCTTGGCGCACACCTTCAGCATGACATTGTTTGAGTAGCTTAACATCAAACCCTTGGGGTGTTTGCGCTGCCCACAGATTTTCTCTCTTGGGTGTACTTTGAACCACATTACTTGCATCTACAATTTTGATTGTGTCTTTGACTGGTATAGCTGCTATTAAACCCGAACAGCTAAGAATTGCTTCCGCACAATTATTAAGTAAATTTGGCGTAGCTAAACATCGCGCTCCATCATGAATCAACACTTGTTTAGCACTCTCCGGCAATGCCTGTAAACCGTTGTAAACTGATTCTTGGCGAGTATTACCACCGGGAATAAATTCCACAGGTTTAGTTAGTTTTAAATCAGCCAGAATGGCTTTAAAGTCATCCCAGTCATGGGGTTGGGAAATAATCCCCATCCAATTAATAGCAGTTGCCGCTTCCGCAGCCAATAAAGTCCAAGCAATGAGAGTTTTCGAGCGTACCTCTAATAAAAGTTTATTGCGGTCAGCACCCATTCTTTTACCGCTACCTGCGGCTGGAATTAATAAATACACAATTTTCCTCTATTTTTTAACTAGCAGAAGATAGGGGTGGGAAGGTAGGCTGATAACCCAATCACTAATCACCAATCACTAATTACTCACCAATTACCAATTACCATTCCCTATTTCCCCTAAAATAAGAGCGATAAGCTTCAATAAATAGATTATTTATGCGAGTAGTAGCCCTTGTACCTGGTTCAATTGGCGACCAAATTCTTTTCTTCCCCACCTTGGATGGTCTAAAGCGTCATTATCCCGACGCGCAGATAGATGTCGTGGTCGAACCCCAGTCAAAGGCTGCCTATCAAGTGAGCAAGTCAGTTCACGAGGTTTTGACCTTTGATTACAAGGATCGTAATAGTTTAGCAGATTGGGGTAACTTAGTCGGTACAATCCGCGATCGCGAATATGATGTTGCCATTAGCGCTGGAGAAAGTTGGTTTGTAGGTTTATTTCTCTGGCTAACGGGAATTCCCACCCGGATTGGTTTTCAAGGTAAGGGTGCTGGTTTTCTCACTCATGTTGTGTCTGTAAATTCTTCCCAATATGTAGCATCTATGTATCATGATCTGCTTAAACCTCTGGGAATTAATAAACCTTGTCCAGAGTTAGCAGTGAATATACTTAAACCAGATATAGAATGGGCGCAGCAGCAACAACAACGTTTAGGTATCAATGATTCAGGTTATATCCTGGTTTATGGCGGTTCTGGTAAGTTATCTCAAATTAATGGTGCAGATGACAGCTACCCTGTTGCTAATTGGCAACAAATTATTCAAGATTGTCAACAAAAACAGCCAGATTTACCAGTTCTAGTGATTAAAGAAACTGAGGATGAACCATTTGTATCATCTCTGGTCAGATCCTGTCCGGGTATTAAGGTTATTGCCACTGATGATATTCGTAAATTAACAGCCATTATTGGTGGTGCTAGTTTGATGTTAACTATCAACGGCGCGCCATTACAATTGGCTGTCGCTGTACAAACATACACAATTGCCCTTCTGGGTTCTGTAGATCCTGGTAGATTATTACCTACAAGTGATAAGTTCGTAGCTATTAAATCTATGACGGGCAAAACTGCGGATATTGCACCTGTAACCGTGCTGGAAAAAATTTGGGGAGGTTGAACTCATAATTACTAATTCGTAATTCGTAGCGTGCTGTAGGCTCTATTACGAATTACAAATTACTTTTTTCAATCATTTCAAAAAATCCATCTTCTAATTCATAACCTAAAATTTGTGCGAGAGATTTCAATCTAAATTGAGTGGGTATATTTTGCTGTTTTAACCAATCGCTCAAAATAAAAATTTTGTGCATCAAAAATATTTCTAAGGCTTCTGGGTTGTAGAGAATGCCTTCTTTTGAACTAAATTGATGAGGTACTAACATGGCTGCATAACGGGCTAATTCCCCTGATTTCCAGTCTAGTAAAAATGGCAACCACGGATACTTGGCATCTAAACGCACAAACCACAATCTTACCTCTGGAATTTCTGAAAGTTCCCTGGGATCATTGGCTTCCCGTGTATAGTTAATTTCAAAGCTTAGTTGCTGTTCCTGGGATGTAACAGATTTTTCTTGCAGCAGTGGTTCAATTACCTCTAATGCAGGTGACAAATCTAGGTTATGAATAAAGTTGCTATTGAGGCTGATTGTGATTGTCATTGACTTTTTGGCAGCTTTTCTAGATGACTCAACAGTAGGATTGACAATACACAGTAGCAGTTTTTAGCTCTTGATGCTACTACTTTACCCTGGACATTTAGAGTATTTTTAAGCTAAAGTTGTAATGAGTTTGTTTTAGAGTTGAAATCTCATACAGCAACTATCTATCAAAATCAAACTTTCTCAAACCTGTGATTGCTACATCATTTAACGTCAATAACACAGGTGCAAGCAAAAAGTTTGTATGTAACATCCTTGCATATAAAAATCAGTAATCGTCATTTTCCTATAGTTAAAATTGAAATATGCAAAAGCCAGCTATTTCTAAAAAAGTAATTCGTTCTCTAGAAGATGCTCTAGATAGATGTCAAATGCTTGGGATGCGTGTGAGTCGCCAGCGCCGATTTATACTAGAATTACTTTGGCAAGCCAATGAACATCTTTCAGCCAGAGAAATTTATGACCGCTTAAACCAACAAGGTAAAGAGATTGGTCATACATCTGTTTATCAAAATCTAGATGCACTATCTAGTCAAGGGATAATTGAATGTATTGAACATTGTGATGGGCGTTTATACGGAAATATTAGTGATGCTCATAGTCACCTTAACTGCTTAGATACAAATCAAATTTTAGATGTGTATGTAGAATTACCAAAGGATATAATTGAGCAAGTAGAAGCACAAACAGGTGTGAAAATTAGTGGTTACACCATCAACTTTTTTGGACACCGGAACTTAATACCTGATTAATGTTCTACATTGTTATTGTTGATAGATTAAAGTGACAAAAAAAGGTAAAAATGGGGATGACTCAGCTAGGGATAACCAGATTTTTGTGGCTGAGAATAAAGTCTACCTGTATTTGACCTAACTATGAGCGATCGCCCTTTACCTTTACAATTACTGTTAATTGACCCAGATCCCATTTTCCGTTTAGGATTAAGGGTAGCTCTAGAAACAATTCCCCATTTTCAAATATTAGCTGATGTCCCCACAGATACGGCAGCTTTGCAGGTTTTAGCGGAAATTTCTCCACCTGATCAAAACCCAGTTAATTTAATCATTTTAGAATTAGGAAATGGTATTTCTAGCGAATCTCAGCAGCTAGGATTGCAATTTTGTAGACAACTAAAAGCTATATATCCCCAAATACCTATTTTATTGTTGAGTGCAATATCCAAACCAGAAATATTATCAACTGCTCAAAGCATTGGTGTTAATGGTTATTGTCTTAAAGGTACATCTATTTCTGACTTAATTCCTATTATTACAGAAATAGCCAATGGTGGTTTTTACTGGTTAGAAATGCCAGGAATAGATTCTTATTTATCTCGTTTACCCTTTGTAAAACTGCGAAATAATATCCGTTTATCAGGAGTTGAATATATTGATAAATCGCTCACTTCTGTGACATCTAAATTAAAAATTCCCGGACTACCAATATTAGATAAAGCTCTTTTAGCAGGACAAAGAAGAGAACTCTTAGCAGCACGTTGGTTAGTTAATCATTTATTAGTTACACCAGAGGAAAAACAACCCAAACAAATATCTAAATCACCTACTCCACCTACTTCTTATCTTCAGAATAGTATTATTCAAACAGAACCACAACAGATACAAACTATTATCCCACCTTTACTAACTCCGAAAGCAATACAATCTACATTATTGACAGCTTGTATTAATAAACTGCAATTTTCACTAGAAAATCTCACAGATGTACCATTAGAGATTGATATTCTGCGGGAAGACAAAAAAAGAGAATTACTATATATTATCATTCAAAAACTATCTCAACAATTAGAAGAAATTAGAGATTCACAATTGATAAATCAGCAATTATCTGAATTAAGAACTAAAACTCTTAATTATGTATGGAAGTCAACCCTGAAAGATTTTTATGGTAAAGTTTTGCCTCTAAATATAGGTGGAATAAATATAGAAGTCGTTGATTTCTTATTAAATAACTCTACAAATGTAGAAACTGAAATTCTTAATAAAATTCCCTTGATTGAAGACTTATTTTCCTATCTGCTTTTACAAACAGATTTATATGTTGATAATAAATTATCTCCAGCAGGTAGCGAAACAGCAAATTCTCAAGCATCAATGATTCTAGAAAATTTAATCATTCAAGTTGCTAATGGTGTTTTACAACCACTGTTAAATTTTTTGGCAGATGTAGAAACTATTAAACAAACTTTCTATGATCAACATTTGATTTCCACAAGAGAAATTGAAAGATTTAGAAATAATTTATCTTGGAAATACAGGTTAAATAATTATGTAAATGAACCCCAGGCAATTTTTGAAAGTCGTTATGAACTATTTGTATTTGCACCTCGTGGTATTGCTAAAATCTCCGTTTATTCACCCCGCAACCAGGAGTTAGCACAACTCTCTGGTATTCCTTTAACGGTGACATTAATCTTAGAATTTAGGGATGCGATCGCACCTCGTGTACAATCTTTAGTATCATTTGCAGGTAGTGGTATTGTTTTTATCCTCACCCAAATAATTGGTAAAGGTTTAGGTTTAGTTGCTCGTGGTATTCTCCAAGGTATTGGTAGTGTTTCTTTCACAGACAAAAACTCTAAACGCAATCATCAAAGAAATAAATAATGTCTGTTGTCAAAATTTTTAAAGCTTAATGCTGACTGCAAGATCACAAATTCCAGTCTCTTCTAAGATGAAAGAAACTTTGTAAAAACTCTTGTAAATTATGATTTTGATGCAGTTTTTGTTGACTCCATTCTCTTGCAGTTTGTTCTAAAATTTCTGCATAACTAGGATAAACAACAGCTAATTTTCCTAAATTTTCAATTTTCAGATTTTTAGACATTGCCAAAGAAATTAAATTTATTAATTCTCCCGCTGCTGCACCTAATATAGAACATCCTAAAATTTTACCATTTTTTAAAACTATTAATTTACAAATACCTGTAATTTCATTTTTAATTTGTGCTGCTGTTAATGTTTTAAAATAGTTTTTAAAAACTAAAACTTCCTTTGTTCCATATCGGTGTTTAGCTTGTCGTTCTGTTAAACCTACTTGTGCTACTGTTGATTGAGAATTTATTACCCAAGGAAGATCAGAATAATTGACTGTATTTCTATTAAAAAATAGCGCATTTTTGACGGCAATTTTAGCTTCATAATTAGCAATATTCGGAATATCATAACCACCAATTACATCACCACAGGCATAAATTCGCTGATTTGTAGTTTGCAGTTTTTTATTAATAACTAAACGGTGTGGATACCATTTAACTCCTGCTGCTGCTAAATTCAAATCTTCTATATTTGGTTGTTGTCCAGTTGCTACTAAAATTTCATCTGTTTCAATTGCTTTATTTCCAGCTTGTAACCATTTTTTATTTTCTATTTTTCTGACTTGAGAAATATTTATTTTATTGAAAACTCTGATACCATCAGCTTCTAATTCTGCTATTAATAATTGTCCTATTTCTGGTTCAAGATGAGATAAAAAACTTGGATGATTCAATATTAAATTGATGCTACAACCCAAGTGGGCTAAAGTTTGGGCTATTTCAATACTTTGGGGTAAACCACCAATAATTACCCAATTTTTGGGTAGATTTGATTTTTCTAAAGATTGCCAAATATTAGCTAATGTCAGATAACCTGTATTTTGTAAACCTTCAATGTTAGGAATATTTGGACAAGAACCACAAGCGAGTATATAACTACGTCCCTTTAAAATTCGGTTATTAACTACAAAGTTTAGCTTTTTGGAAGTTTGAAATTTTCCCTTACCAATAATTACATCAACTCCTTGAGTAGCTAAGTTAGTGAGGGAATTAACTTGGTTGAAATTTGCAGTTATATTTTGAGCATACAATATTGCTTGTTGATCAGAATAATTGCAGCTATTTGAATGTATTTTTGGTGTTTGTAATTTATTGGTTAGTTCTGTATTTTCTGTATGGTTAATAATACCAATATTTGCTATTTCTAAACATTGCCGAGAGATTTTACTGAGTTCTCTAAGTACGTAATTATGATTCAACTCATAATTAACTTGAGGCTGTACTAAGGCAACTTTAGCCTGTAGTTGGATAGCTTCTAAAGCCGCTTTGTAGCCGGCAAGATCACCACCAATTATGACGATATCGTAGTCATTAGTCATTGGGTATTAGTCATTGGGTATTAGGCATTGGGTATTAGGCATTGGGTTATCAACCTCCTTTGCTTTTTACCTTTTCTCATCAATCACCAGTTTACTGTTAACTGATAACTGATTGCAGGGCTGTTATTAAACGTTGGTTATCAGCTTCAGAACGGACTGCAACGCGGAAGTAGCGATCGCCTAATTCTTTAAAGCTTTGACAATCACGAATGAGAATTTGATCTTGTTGGAGTAATTTCATTTGTAACTCAGAAGTAGAGTGTTGAGATTCCACCAGTAAGTAGTTAACCGAGCCTTCTAGGGGTCTTAACCCATTAATTGATGATAAACCTTGAAATAGTAGGTTGCGTGCCTGTGGTAGCCATTTCCAGGTGAGTTGTTGAAATTTAGTATCTTGTAATGCGGCGATCGCAGCGGCTTCAGCTAAAGTATTTACAGGCCAAGGATCTCGCCAAGATTGCCATTTCGCTAGACGTTCAGGATGTGCGATCGCATATCCCAACCTTAAACCTGGTAAACTATAAAACTTTGTTAACGATCTCAATATTACTAAATTCTCATATTCCTGCACTAATTCTATCAAACTTTGTTCCTGTTCAGGAGGCAGAAAATCCATAAACGCCTCATCCACCACCACCAAAGCAAAATCTTTCAGGTAAGGCAGAATTTCATCCCGTAAAAATAGTTTCCCGGTAGGGTTATGAGGGTTATTTAGTAGCAGTCCATAATCTGAGGATGGGGAGAGAGGGAGAGAGGGAGAGCGGGGGAGAGGGGGTGAATAGTAATTTTTCATGACTCCTGACTCCTGACTCCTGACTCCTACCTGTAAACTAACAGGAAACTCCAGAACTTTGGCATCATAAGCCGCAAGAGTGCGGTAGTAATCGCCAAAGGCTGGAGTCAGTAAAACAGTAGCCGTTAGTTGTGCTAATTCCCTACCCAATAGAGTTAGTAATTCCGCAGAACCATTACCCGGCAAAATCCACTCCGGGGATAGATGATGAAAGCGACCCAGAGCGAGTTTTAACTCTCCATAATCTGGGTCGGGATAGTGTTGAATATTGCCCAGTTGGGAGGCGATTGCAGCAATAACACTGTTTGGCGGTCCCAACGGGCTGATGCTGGCAGAAAAATCAACAATGGCATCACGAGGACAGCCAGCTAACGCTGCTGCCCAAGCTAAATTCCCCCCATGTGCTTTTTGCCTCATCAAAAATGGATTTCCTAAAACAGAAACTACTCTTTTGGCTCTTTTGGCTCTTTTGGGGGTGCTACCCTTTCTCTAAATAGTTTCCCAGCAGAGAAGGCAGGAACTTTGGTAGCTGGGATTTCCATTTTTTCATTGGTTTTGGGGTTGCGACCTTCACGAGCTTTCCGTTCCCGTGATTCAAAAGAACCAAACCCTACGAGAGTAACTTTATCCCCAGAAGAAACCGCTTCGATAATGGTTTCTAAAGCAGCAGTTAAAACAGCGTCTGCTTGTTTTTTAGTCACAGTAGCCTTTTCAGCCACCGCATCAATTAATTCACCCTTGTTCATATCAAACTCCTTGATGTTTACTGGAGATTATTTTCAAGATGTACTCTGTCGCATCTTTACTGAAATCTCTGTTAGCAGAACTACAAAAATCGTCCTTCAAGAGTATTTACACTCAAAACCGCTGTAAATCAGATTGGCTCGACTTTTCAATGAATCATTCTAAGGTGTTGTAGCCAGAAGTGGATAGATGAAAGCATTAATTTATATAGATTTCTGAATATATTGTATTATTTGCTGCATTGTTGCCCTGGAAACAACCTATTTTTAGGCATAAATACTTACTGAGTGTTGGGGACATATCAAGTCAAAAATCAAAGTTAGCGACAGGGGATAAAGATTATTTTTGTCTTGAGATTAAAATGGTACTAATGTTTTGAGATTATGACTCAAAAAATATTATGTGACAACAATACCTCTAAGATACAAGGTTGGGTGCAAAGAAAGCGCAACCCAACGCATCTGTTGGGTTATGGCTAACGCTACGCTCTGCGAATATGCTGATTGCTACGCAACGCTTCACTATTAGATAAATTTGGTAATTGGTAGTTGATAATCATCTATTCCCTATTCCCCATAAACTGTCACCTGTCACCTGTCACCTAACTTACTCCTGGGTCGCAACAGTTAAAACCTGTGGAGGAGAAGCATCAGGAGGGTACAGAAAATCAACTTCCACCCAAGAATTATCCCCAGGTTTCATATTTAATGACACCAAAGGTTCTCCTGGTTCACCTCTTTTTTGTACTAAATGCACAAACCTAGTCGCCGGTTTACCTTGATCATCCCGATAACGTACTCGCACAGTTCCCCTAAAGAAAACCTGACGTGCAGGAGTTGTAAAAAATCGTAAACCTGATTTTGTTAACTCATTTTCCTTAATAGGAGTTTGCACAGATATAGTGACATTTTTTGACTTTTGAGAATTGTTTAACAAAGGCAACCTTAAACTATATTGAATGCCATAATTACCATGGGCAAAATAAGCCGTATCAGGATAACGGACTAACATCGGTGCAGTTTGAATTTGACCTGTGCCAAAAGTTCCCCCATGTAAAGAACTTAAAGGATAAGAAAAAGCCTTACCAGGTTCAGGAATAGTTAAATATCTACTCTTAGAATTATCCGTTAAAAGCGATCGCCATTGAGAACCACGTGCAACACCGGCAACTCGTCCATAAATTGCAGGTTTACCATTTCCCTCTATGGGAGTCGGAGTTTTATCTCTCGGTGTTGATAATTCACCATTATTTAATAAACCTTCCCACTCCGCTAAATTTGGCGCACGTTCACTACCATCAGCGTTTATCTGTGCAAACATCGCTAAACTAGCAGCATACACAGTTCCATCACTCCGCAAACGCATATATGTAGAACGACCATTTAACGGTGGTGTTAATTCTCGTACGGGAATAGGTAAGTTTAATAACATTCGACTTTCCCCAGGGGGAATACTAATATAAGCAGGGAAAATATCTTGTCTTCTCCCTCTTAAAATATCAGA from Okeanomitos corallinicola TIOX110 includes the following:
- a CDS encoding CRR6 family NdhI maturation factor; the protein is MTITISLNSNFIHNLDLSPALEVIEPLLQEKSVTSQEQQLSFEINYTREANDPRELSEIPEVRLWFVRLDAKYPWLPFLLDWKSGELARYAAMLVPHQFSSKEGILYNPEALEIFLMHKIFILSDWLKQQNIPTQFRLKSLAQILGYELEDGFFEMIEKSNL
- a CDS encoding Fur family transcriptional regulator, whose amino-acid sequence is MQKPAISKKVIRSLEDALDRCQMLGMRVSRQRRFILELLWQANEHLSAREIYDRLNQQGKEIGHTSVYQNLDALSSQGIIECIEHCDGRLYGNISDAHSHLNCLDTNQILDVYVELPKDIIEQVEAQTGVKISGYTINFFGHRNLIPD
- a CDS encoding DUF3685 domain-containing protein; protein product: MSDRPLPLQLLLIDPDPIFRLGLRVALETIPHFQILADVPTDTAALQVLAEISPPDQNPVNLIILELGNGISSESQQLGLQFCRQLKAIYPQIPILLLSAISKPEILSTAQSIGVNGYCLKGTSISDLIPIITEIANGGFYWLEMPGIDSYLSRLPFVKLRNNIRLSGVEYIDKSLTSVTSKLKIPGLPILDKALLAGQRRELLAARWLVNHLLVTPEEKQPKQISKSPTPPTSYLQNSIIQTEPQQIQTIIPPLLTPKAIQSTLLTACINKLQFSLENLTDVPLEIDILREDKKRELLYIIIQKLSQQLEEIRDSQLINQQLSELRTKTLNYVWKSTLKDFYGKVLPLNIGGINIEVVDFLLNNSTNVETEILNKIPLIEDLFSYLLLQTDLYVDNKLSPAGSETANSQASMILENLIIQVANGVLQPLLNFLADVETIKQTFYDQHLISTREIERFRNNLSWKYRLNNYVNEPQAIFESRYELFVFAPRGIAKISVYSPRNQELAQLSGIPLTVTLILEFRDAIAPRVQSLVSFAGSGIVFILTQIIGKGLGLVARGILQGIGSVSFTDKNSKRNHQRNK
- a CDS encoding NAD(P)/FAD-dependent oxidoreductase, with protein sequence MTNDYDIVIIGGDLAGYKAALEAIQLQAKVALVQPQVNYELNHNYVLRELSKISRQCLEIANIGIINHTENTELTNKLQTPKIHSNSCNYSDQQAILYAQNITANFNQVNSLTNLATQGVDVIIGKGKFQTSKKLNFVVNNRILKGRSYILACGSCPNIPNIEGLQNTGYLTLANIWQSLEKSNLPKNWVIIGGLPQSIEIAQTLAHLGCSINLILNHPSFLSHLEPEIGQLLIAELEADGIRVFNKINISQVRKIENKKWLQAGNKAIETDEILVATGQQPNIEDLNLAAAGVKWYPHRLVINKKLQTTNQRIYACGDVIGGYDIPNIANYEAKIAVKNALFFNRNTVNYSDLPWVINSQSTVAQVGLTERQAKHRYGTKEVLVFKNYFKTLTAAQIKNEITGICKLIVLKNGKILGCSILGAAAGELINLISLAMSKNLKIENLGKLAVVYPSYAEILEQTAREWSQQKLHQNHNLQEFLQSFFHLRRDWNL
- the cobD gene encoding threonine-phosphate decarboxylase CobD; protein product: MRQKAHGGNLAWAAALAGCPRDAIVDFSASISPLGPPNSVIAAIASQLGNIQHYPDPDYGELKLALGRFHHLSPEWILPGNGSAELLTLLGRELAQLTATVLLTPAFGDYYRTLAAYDAKVLEFPVSLQVGVRSQESGVMKNYYSPPLPRSPSLPLSPSSDYGLLLNNPHNPTGKLFLRDEILPYLKDFALVVVDEAFMDFLPPEQEQSLIELVQEYENLVILRSLTKFYSLPGLRLGYAIAHPERLAKWQSWRDPWPVNTLAEAAAIAALQDTKFQQLTWKWLPQARNLLFQGLSSINGLRPLEGSVNYLLVESQHSTSELQMKLLQQDQILIRDCQSFKELGDRYFRVAVRSEADNQRLITALQSVIS
- a CDS encoding HU family DNA-binding protein; the protein is MNKGELIDAVAEKATVTKKQADAVLTAALETIIEAVSSGDKVTLVGFGSFESRERKAREGRNPKTNEKMEIPATKVPAFSAGKLFRERVAPPKEPKEPKE